One genomic window of Medicago truncatula cultivar Jemalong A17 chromosome 1, MtrunA17r5.0-ANR, whole genome shotgun sequence includes the following:
- the LOC25485668 gene encoding calumenin, translated as MGLGSVLIYTILALIVLFFLSSHSPFNNHHSSHRHRRLKLRSNFTLSPSRSHSSHQPVPFDPLVAELERHREDKQWEQQHIQHAPPHESQPEWEDFMNAEDFINDEDKFNVTSRLLLLFPKIDVDPADQFVDLHELTMWNLQQAHREVLHRSQREMELHDKNHDGFVSFSEYDPPSWVKSADKESFGYDMGWWKEEHFNASDADGDGVLNLTEFNDFLHPADSNSTKLQQWLCKEEIRERDSDRDGKVNFKEFFHGLFDLVRNYDEESHNDSHHSDNSLDAPARKLFAQLDQDGDGLLSDIELLPIIGKLHPSEHYYAKQQSEYIISQADVNKDGRLTLPEMIENPYVFYSAIFNDDEDEYNDYHDEFR; from the exons ATGGGTTTAGGGTCGGTATTGATATACACGATCTTAGCCCTAATTGTTCTCTTTTTCCTCTCTTCACACTCTCCCTTCAACAATCACCACTCTTCCCACCGTCATCGCCGCCTCAAACTCCGTTCCAACTTCACACTCTCTCCATCCCGTTCCCATTCTTCTCACCAACCCGTCCCCTTCGACCCACTCGTTGCTGAGCTCGAACGCCACCGCGAAGACAAACAATGGGAACAACAACACATCCAACACGCTCCTCCTCACGAATCCCAACCCGAGTGGGAAGACTTCATGAACGCTGAAGACTTCATCAATGATGAAGATAAGTTCAATGTTACATCTagacttcttcttctttttcccaAAATTGATGTCGACCCTGCTGATCAATTTGTTGATCTTCATGAGTTAACTATGTGGAATCTTCAACAAGCTCATAGAGAGGTTCTTCATCGTTCTCAAAGAGAAATGGAACTTCATGATAAGAATCATGATGGTTTTGTTTCTTTCTCCGAGTATGATCCTCCTAGTTGGGTTAAATCTGCTG ATAAAGAATCTTTTGGCTATGATATGGGTTGGTGGAAAGAAGAGCATTTTAATGCATCTGATGCAGATGGAGATGGTGTTCTTAACTTAACTGAGTTCAATGA CTTTCTGCACCCAGCTGATAGCAACAGCACAAAGCTTCAACAATGGTTGTGCAAGGAGGAAATCAG AGAAAGAGACTCAGACAGAGATGGGAAGGTCAACTTCAAAGAATTTTTCCATGGGCTCTTTGATTTGGTAAGAAACTATGACGAAGAAAGTCACAATGACTCCCATCATTCTGATAATTCATTGGATGCTCCAGCTAGAAAATTGTTTGCTCAGCTTGACCAAGATGGTGATGg GTTGTTATCGGATATTGAACTACTGCCTATAATTGGGAAACTCCATCCGTCCGAGCATTATTATGCAAAGCAACAATCAGAATATATCATTTCACAG GCAGACGTTAACAAAGATGGGCGGCTCACTTTGCCTGAGATGATCGAGAATCCATATGTATTTTATAGTGCTATTTTCAacgatgatgaagatgaatataATGATTACCATGATGAGTTCCGATAA
- the LOC11445782 gene encoding putative GEM-like protein 8 isoform X1: protein MLTSINHELVVGTPIIYHQFQNSINRYLLGSASHQCQYPSKHQSKSLTNSNKKRLARKADSLSQRVQEHVRVGANISKTIKRTLSLGAQILQMGGVEKVFTQYFSVTEGERLSKVSQCYLSTTSGPLAGLLFISNEKVAFCSERSIKVFNQKGQMRRIRYKVAIPLKNIKCVNQSQNVEKPTQKYIKIVTEDGFDFWLMGVLKYQKTFKYLEQAISQSRVDEYNKSTISA, encoded by the exons ATGCTGACCTCAATTAATCATGAGCTAGTTGTTGGAACTCCAATCATATATCATCAGTTTCAAAATTCGATTAACAGATACTTACTTGGTTCTGCCTCTCATCAATGCCAATATCCATCCAAGCATCAAAGCAAAA GTTTAACAAATTCGAACAAGAAAAGACTTGCTAGGAAGGCTGATAGTCTCTCACAAAGAGTCCAAGAACACG TGAGAGTTGGAGCAAACATATCTAAAACAATAAAGAGAACTTTGAGCTTAGGGGCTCAAATTCTTCAAATGGGTGGAGTGGAGAAAGTGTTTACGCAATATTTTAGTGTGACAGAAGGAGAGAGGCTATCAAAAGTTTCACAGTGTTATCTATCCACCACATCTGGTCCTCTAGCTGGTCTGCTCTTCATCTCCAATGAAAAGGTTGCCTTCTGCAGTGAGAGATCAATAAAAGTCTTCAATCAGAAAGGTCAAATGCGTAGGATCCGATATAAG GTGGCCATTCCACTGAAGAATATCAAGTGTGTGAATCAAAGTCAAAATGTTGAGAAGCCAACACAAAAGTACATAAAGATAGTTACAGAAGACGGTTTTGATTTCTGGCTTATGGGTGTTCTAAAATATCAGAAAACTTTCAAATATCTCGAGCAGGCAATTTCTCAATCAAGAGTAGATGAATATAACAAGTCCACTATTAGTGCATAA